One window of the Niallia circulans genome contains the following:
- a CDS encoding ABC transporter ATP-binding protein produces the protein MSKIFGRLRVYKLSITIALILMLTELVVELVQPLIMAKIIDDGLAHQDTKVVLIWGGLLILFSLVAFAAGIINTLYSSHVCQNFGYSLRNELYQIIQYFTFSSSNVFASSSLITRLTNDITQLQNTIFMGLRFLLRAPLLIVGGIIMSFLVNVKLAFILAITIPLIVVMFIWVIKVGRSLFQSVQKKLDQVNSVMLENLTAVRLIRAYIRKQFERNRFMHTSEDLKKLTQKALRIMETTVPLLLFAMNLCIIAILWIGSGQINTGEAQIGEVVAVINYTLRITTSISVVSMLVMVISRSKASADRIQEIIDKKEQDKDNPDESMDSKIKGKIKFQHVSFRYPSNRRNTIENLHFTIHSKETIAILGATGSGKTTLFQLIPRLYEPTEGSVLIDDKRVNSYSLYTLRKQIGYVPQESMLFTGTIQENIRWGNPDATFDEVVQAAKDAQIHDTIMLMPNTYDTRIGQKGVNLSGGQKQRLSIARALVRKPSILLLDDSTSALDLKTEKKLLDAVADYQCTLLLITQKVSTAMKADRIMLIEDGKIVSFASHDELWKTNNLYQKIVESQLGEGEWENAKGTNRSISLS, from the coding sequence ATGTCAAAAATATTTGGTCGACTTCGAGTATATAAACTAAGTATTACAATAGCACTTATACTAATGTTAACCGAACTTGTGGTAGAACTGGTTCAGCCATTGATTATGGCAAAGATAATTGATGATGGCTTGGCTCATCAAGATACAAAAGTTGTGTTAATTTGGGGAGGATTGTTGATATTATTTTCGCTTGTAGCCTTTGCTGCTGGAATTATTAATACATTATATTCTTCCCATGTTTGTCAGAATTTTGGCTATAGTCTTCGGAATGAGTTATACCAAATCATTCAGTATTTTACGTTTTCAAGCAGTAATGTTTTTGCAAGTTCGTCTTTGATCACTAGATTAACGAATGATATTACACAATTACAAAACACGATATTTATGGGATTGCGATTTCTATTAAGGGCACCGCTTTTAATCGTTGGTGGAATCATTATGTCCTTCTTAGTTAATGTGAAACTAGCGTTTATATTGGCGATTACGATTCCTCTTATTGTGGTTATGTTTATTTGGGTTATTAAAGTAGGAAGAAGTCTGTTCCAATCTGTTCAAAAGAAACTCGATCAGGTAAACAGTGTGATGCTGGAGAATTTAACAGCAGTGAGACTTATCCGAGCATATATCCGCAAGCAGTTTGAAAGAAATCGTTTTATGCATACAAGCGAGGATTTAAAAAAACTTACTCAAAAGGCGCTCCGAATTATGGAAACTACTGTGCCGCTCTTATTATTCGCTATGAATCTATGTATTATTGCCATACTTTGGATTGGCTCTGGACAAATAAACACAGGTGAGGCACAGATTGGTGAAGTAGTTGCCGTTATCAATTATACATTAAGAATCACTACATCGATTTCTGTAGTAAGTATGTTAGTAATGGTTATTTCTCGTTCAAAAGCTTCAGCTGATCGAATCCAAGAGATTATTGATAAGAAAGAACAGGATAAGGATAATCCAGATGAAAGTATGGACTCAAAAATAAAAGGGAAAATTAAGTTCCAGCATGTATCCTTTCGTTATCCATCTAATAGAAGGAATACAATAGAGAATCTGCACTTTACCATCCACTCTAAAGAAACAATTGCTATATTAGGAGCAACAGGTTCAGGGAAAACAACACTCTTCCAATTAATTCCACGTCTTTATGAACCAACAGAAGGAAGCGTTTTGATCGACGATAAACGAGTGAATTCATATTCATTATATACGCTAAGAAAGCAAATTGGATATGTACCACAGGAATCGATGCTCTTTACGGGTACCATTCAAGAAAATATTAGATGGGGAAATCCTGATGCGACCTTTGATGAAGTAGTGCAAGCTGCAAAAGATGCCCAAATTCACGATACCATTATGTTAATGCCTAATACATATGATACGAGAATTGGACAAAAGGGAGTTAATTTATCCGGAGGACAAAAGCAACGTCTTTCCATTGCAAGAGCACTCGTCAGAAAGCCAAGTATTCTCCTGCTAGATGATAGTACAAGTGCATTAGATTTAAAAACAGAAAAAAAGCTGCTGGATGCAGTTGCTGATTATCAATGTACCCTTCTGCTCATTACGCAGAAAGTATCTACCGCCATGAAGGCAGATAGAATAATGCTGATTGAAGATGGAAAGATTGTAAGTTTTGCTTCCCATGATGAGTTATGGAAGACAAACAACCTTTATCAAAAAATAGTAGAATCACAACTAGGGGAAGGAGAGTGGGAGAATGCAAAAGGAACTAACCGATCCATTTCGCTATCCTAA
- a CDS encoding ABC transporter ATP-binding protein — MQKELTDPFRYPKPKLRSDPTVVKKGKKPKNMGKTLYRLWSYLAQKKGLLFLVLVMVAMSCALGLLGPYVLGMSIDRFIVNRNLDGFTGMLIALGGIYFFYSVALFLQSYWMVGISQTTVFRLRADLFHQFHELPISYFDKKQHGELMSRVTNDIENVSSTLNSSVIQIFSSIITLVGTIVVMFLLSPLLTVLTLTIVPVMFIGMKWITSRTSILFKEQQKNLGELNGFIEESISGQKIVKTFSLEEKMIHDMKEKSDKLKNSAYWAQVYSGFIPKLMNMLNNASYAVIVGVGGLLALKSGTVSIGVIIIFVEYSRQFTRPLNDLSNQFNTLLSAIAGAERVFEVLDEEREEVDEKEAAVMKEMKGEVQFKHVSFSYEVNKEILKDIDFKANPGETIALVGPTGAGKTTIIQLIMRFYDATAGSILVDGQEITKVKRESLRSHMGFVLQDSYLFEGTIRENIRYGRLNASDEEVEYAAKQANAHGFIEHLPEGYDTILSANGNGISQGQKQLLSISRAILADPSILILDEATSSIDTITEVKIQDALKRLMKGKTSFVVAHRLNTIKHADLILVLDKGMIAEKGSHEELLKRKGFYYELHQNQFSETVD, encoded by the coding sequence ATGCAAAAGGAACTAACCGATCCATTTCGCTATCCTAAACCTAAATTAAGGTCAGATCCCACAGTTGTTAAAAAAGGGAAAAAACCAAAAAATATGGGAAAGACCTTATACCGATTATGGAGCTATCTTGCACAAAAAAAGGGATTATTATTTCTTGTTTTAGTGATGGTAGCAATGAGCTGTGCATTAGGATTATTGGGACCATATGTTTTAGGAATGTCTATTGATCGTTTTATTGTCAATAGAAATTTAGATGGTTTTACAGGAATGCTTATAGCGCTTGGTGGTATTTACTTTTTTTATTCGGTTGCATTATTTTTGCAAAGTTACTGGATGGTTGGTATTTCACAAACAACTGTTTTTCGCTTAAGAGCGGATTTGTTCCATCAATTTCATGAGCTGCCGATAAGTTATTTTGACAAAAAGCAGCATGGAGAATTGATGAGTCGTGTTACAAATGATATTGAAAATGTCAGTTCTACTTTAAATAGCTCTGTTATCCAAATCTTCTCTAGTATTATTACTTTAGTTGGGACAATAGTTGTCATGTTTTTACTCAGTCCGTTATTAACAGTATTGACGTTAACGATCGTGCCAGTTATGTTTATTGGAATGAAGTGGATTACGAGTAGAACAAGTATATTGTTTAAGGAACAACAAAAGAATTTAGGGGAGTTAAATGGATTTATTGAGGAATCTATTTCAGGACAAAAAATTGTAAAAACTTTTTCGCTAGAAGAAAAAATGATTCATGATATGAAAGAAAAAAGTGATAAGCTTAAGAATTCTGCATATTGGGCACAAGTCTATTCAGGCTTTATTCCAAAGCTAATGAATATGTTAAACAATGCTAGCTATGCAGTAATTGTAGGGGTTGGCGGGCTATTAGCCCTCAAATCCGGTACTGTATCTATTGGGGTTATTATAATCTTTGTTGAATATTCCCGACAGTTCACTAGACCCTTAAATGATTTATCGAATCAATTTAATACATTGTTATCTGCCATTGCAGGTGCAGAGAGAGTATTTGAAGTATTAGATGAAGAAAGAGAAGAAGTAGATGAGAAGGAAGCAGCCGTGATGAAAGAAATGAAAGGAGAAGTTCAGTTTAAGCATGTATCTTTTTCTTATGAGGTAAATAAAGAAATATTAAAGGATATTGATTTTAAGGCAAACCCAGGTGAAACAATTGCTTTAGTTGGACCTACTGGAGCTGGAAAAACGACTATTATCCAGCTTATCATGAGATTTTATGATGCAACCGCAGGAAGTATATTAGTGGATGGCCAGGAGATTACAAAAGTAAAAAGAGAGAGCCTCCGTTCGCATATGGGATTTGTTCTTCAGGATAGCTATCTATTCGAAGGGACCATCCGGGAAAATATCCGGTATGGCAGGTTGAATGCTTCGGATGAGGAAGTGGAGTATGCAGCAAAGCAGGCCAATGCTCATGGCTTTATTGAACATCTTCCAGAAGGTTATGATACGATTCTTTCTGCTAATGGAAACGGAATTAGTCAAGGGCAAAAGCAGCTGTTATCCATTTCTCGAGCAATTTTAGCAGATCCATCTATTCTTATTCTGGATGAAGCAACAAGTAGCATTGATACAATCACAGAGGTGAAAATTCAAGATGCTTTAAAACGGTTGATGAAAGGGAAAACGAGCTTTGTTGTTGCTCACCGATTAAACACCATTAAACATGCGGATCTGATTCTAGTATTGGATAAAGGGATGATAGCCGAAAAGGGGTCTCACGAAGAATTATTGAAGAGAAAAGGCTTTTATTATGAACTACATCAAAACCAATTCTCAGAGACAGTTGATTAG
- a CDS encoding GTP pyrophosphokinase, which translates to MEDNNFNLHELSNELNEWKNSLIIYNFALDEINTKLKILNEEFQFIHDHNPIEHIKSRIKDPKGIMQKLHRKGHAITIENAKKYIHDIAGVRITCSFISDIYEIYNIIEKQADIKVMQVKDYIKNPKPNGYKSLHLIISIPVFLSTGMQEVVVEIQIRTIAMDFWASLEHKIYYKFDKDVPAHLLNELKEAADAAHELDVKMKRIKDGVDIVHTVGKNQLFI; encoded by the coding sequence ATGGAAGATAATAACTTCAATTTACATGAATTATCAAATGAGCTTAATGAATGGAAAAATAGCTTAATTATTTATAACTTCGCTTTAGATGAAATAAATACGAAATTAAAAATATTAAATGAGGAATTTCAATTTATTCATGATCATAATCCAATCGAGCACATTAAATCACGAATTAAAGATCCAAAAGGTATTATGCAAAAGCTGCATCGAAAAGGGCATGCTATAACAATTGAAAATGCCAAAAAATATATACATGATATTGCAGGAGTTCGAATTACTTGTTCCTTTATTTCGGATATTTACGAAATTTATAATATCATTGAAAAACAAGCTGATATTAAGGTAATGCAGGTAAAAGATTATATTAAAAATCCCAAACCAAATGGCTATAAAAGCTTACATTTAATTATCAGTATTCCTGTTTTCCTAAGTACAGGCATGCAAGAAGTGGTTGTCGAAATTCAAATAAGAACGATTGCGATGGACTTTTGGGCAAGCTTAGAACATAAAATTTATTATAAATTCGATAAAGATGTTCCTGCACATTTACTTAATGAATTAAAGGAAGCAGCAGATGCAGCTCATGAATTAGACGTAAAAATGAAGCGAATCAAAGATGGTGTCGATATCGTTCATACAGTAGGGAAGAATCAGCTATTCATATAG
- a CDS encoding DEAD/DEAH box helicase, whose amino-acid sequence MKEQLFWSTFKPFIQENWEKAHFKQATSIQEQSIPLILEGKDVIAESPTGTGKTLAYLLPVLNNLDTESKNIQAICLASSQELVMQILGEVQKWGEGSGVRAASFIGGANVKRQLEKLKKHPHLVICTPGRALELIKQKKLKMHAVKTVILDEADQLLVPEHLESVRQIIKATLKDRQVVLFSATLPKQTENIAAELVQEAEIIRIKKDKVIEAAEVEHIYFQAEYRDKVKLLEPISRLKNAKILVFVKDIGNLSVIHEKLAFKKIQTSILHSDLNKMERQKSLNDFRDGKRNMLLATDVAARGLDIQNITHVVHYDLATDQTQYIHRSGRTGRFGAAGVVISLVTEREERELKQTAKKLNLPLTRKSFYHGEVVDYKVRQKNNK is encoded by the coding sequence ATGAAAGAACAGCTATTTTGGAGTACATTTAAACCGTTTATACAGGAAAATTGGGAAAAGGCACATTTTAAACAAGCAACTTCTATTCAAGAACAATCTATCCCACTAATATTAGAGGGAAAAGATGTAATTGCTGAATCCCCAACTGGCACAGGAAAAACATTGGCATATCTATTACCAGTCTTAAATAACTTGGATACAGAATCGAAGAATATTCAGGCAATCTGTCTTGCTTCCTCTCAAGAGCTGGTTATGCAAATTTTAGGAGAAGTTCAAAAATGGGGAGAGGGCAGCGGAGTTCGGGCGGCTTCTTTTATTGGAGGAGCAAATGTTAAAAGGCAGTTAGAAAAACTGAAAAAGCATCCTCATCTTGTCATTTGTACACCTGGAAGAGCATTAGAATTGATTAAACAAAAAAAATTAAAAATGCATGCAGTAAAAACAGTTATTTTAGATGAAGCAGATCAATTGTTAGTACCGGAGCATCTAGAATCTGTTCGCCAAATTATCAAAGCCACTTTAAAAGACAGACAAGTCGTTTTATTTTCTGCAACATTACCAAAGCAAACAGAAAATATTGCAGCTGAACTTGTCCAAGAGGCAGAAATTATTCGCATCAAAAAAGATAAGGTGATCGAAGCAGCTGAAGTAGAGCATATTTATTTCCAAGCGGAATATCGAGATAAAGTAAAGCTATTAGAACCGATCTCTCGTCTAAAGAATGCGAAGATTCTTGTGTTTGTAAAGGATATTGGAAATTTAAGTGTGATCCATGAAAAATTAGCATTTAAAAAAATTCAGACAAGTATTTTGCATTCTGATCTAAATAAAATGGAGCGTCAAAAGTCATTAAATGATTTTCGAGATGGAAAGAGAAACATGCTTCTAGCAACAGATGTAGCCGCAAGAGGGCTTGATATTCAAAATATTACACATGTTGTTCATTATGATTTAGCTACAGACCAGACCCAATATATCCATCGTTCTGGCAGGACGGGAAGATTTGGTGCAGCGGGAGTAGTTATTAGTTTAGTTACGGAACGAGAAGAAAGAGAACTGAAACAAACAGCTAAGAAGCTAAATCTTCCGTTAACGAGAAAAAGCTTCTACCATGGAGAAGTGGTGGATTATAAAGTGAGACAAAAAAATAATAAATAA
- a CDS encoding GerAB/ArcD/ProY family transporter yields the protein MLKESISLTQLAAVVFNFQIGSTIVIGLGLKAKEDAWIVLLIALGLGIIISLFFIYMISLAPEKNLFEMFEYCFNRPIAKGLSLVYAAYFFYYSCRIIRDFGELIASTVLPLTPIEISTIMLVFVMGYILYMGVEVLARTAEIFTPYAFIFILLLFIFLYAGKNLDFSNIKPVLAGGFKPLWTAVFPYEIVRPYGQLLVLTFIMSNVSNAKYSKKIIIYSVLISSLLLLVTSVMIILSLGHELGLRSNFPLLSSARLVSIGNFLQRIDAIVVFCMMLGTLVKGCIYIYGGLKAIEYIFDQSFRYFSIPMICIVGVFTTLIARNYTDHMEEGLQSNPFLLHIPLQFGLPALMVFIMLIKHWNKFNSKKNVKSRGQNVF from the coding sequence ATGTTAAAAGAAAGCATTTCGTTAACTCAATTGGCGGCAGTTGTTTTTAATTTCCAAATTGGAAGTACGATTGTAATAGGTCTTGGATTAAAAGCAAAAGAGGATGCATGGATTGTACTTCTGATTGCTTTAGGATTAGGAATTATCATCTCCTTATTTTTTATCTATATGATTTCTTTAGCTCCAGAGAAAAACTTATTTGAGATGTTCGAATATTGCTTTAATCGGCCAATTGCAAAGGGGCTCAGTCTCGTTTATGCAGCTTATTTTTTTTATTATAGCTGTCGAATAATACGTGATTTTGGAGAGTTGATAGCAAGTACAGTGCTTCCCTTAACGCCAATTGAGATTTCCACCATTATGCTGGTGTTCGTAATGGGATACATATTGTATATGGGTGTGGAGGTTCTTGCGAGAACAGCAGAGATATTCACGCCTTATGCATTTATCTTTATCCTGCTTTTATTTATTTTCTTATATGCTGGTAAAAACCTTGATTTTTCAAATATAAAACCGGTATTAGCTGGCGGATTTAAGCCTTTATGGACTGCTGTGTTTCCCTATGAAATTGTACGACCGTATGGACAATTACTCGTTTTAACTTTCATAATGAGCAATGTTTCAAATGCTAAGTACAGTAAAAAAATTATTATTTATAGTGTTTTGATTTCAAGTTTATTATTGTTAGTAACCTCCGTCATGATTATTTTGTCTTTAGGACACGAGCTTGGATTACGTTCCAATTTTCCCTTATTAAGCTCAGCTCGACTAGTTTCTATAGGGAATTTTTTACAACGAATCGATGCTATTGTTGTTTTCTGTATGATGCTCGGAACACTTGTAAAAGGCTGTATTTATATATATGGCGGATTAAAAGCAATCGAGTACATTTTTGATCAATCATTTCGGTATTTTTCGATTCCGATGATCTGTATTGTAGGGGTATTTACCACATTAATTGCTCGAAATTATACCGATCATATGGAGGAGGGATTACAGTCTAATCCTTTTCTTTTACATATTCCTTTACAATTTGGCCTGCCGGCATTAATGGTATTTATCATGTTAATAAAACATTGGAATAAATTTAACTCCAAGAAAAACGTAAAAAGTAGAGGACAGAATGTGTTTTAG
- a CDS encoding GerAB/ArcD/ProY family transporter, giving the protein MLTEKLSLTQIFTMIINFLLGSSIVIGIGIDAKRDAWIVVLIGMIVGVIIISFYLYLMSLLPGKNLYEMMEYCFSRKVAIVLALVYLSYFLYVSARVIRDFGELITSAILPVTPIEFTILALMLVIGYILYLGIEVLGRTAEIFSPYMFLFIILLFIFLYAGEKINLTNVQPVLSNGMKPIMKAAIPSIVAFPYGELIAFTVIFAHIGDFKATKKVALVSVVVASIILLSSVFIIIATLGENTAARANFPLLIAARLVSIGEFLERIDVLVVFIMMLGILIKGSVFLYGGLKGMEYIFRIPYRYFAMPVACITTMFTIFISSDFSDHIVEGLNVDLFLIHVPLEFMVPILITFVLLMKKWKEQRDEKRGLKI; this is encoded by the coding sequence ATGTTGACAGAAAAACTATCTTTAACCCAAATATTTACGATGATTATAAATTTCCTTTTGGGAAGTTCTATCGTAATTGGTATAGGAATTGATGCCAAAAGAGACGCATGGATAGTTGTTTTAATTGGTATGATTGTCGGCGTAATTATAATAAGTTTTTATCTTTATTTAATGTCATTGCTTCCTGGGAAAAACTTATATGAGATGATGGAATATTGCTTTTCTAGAAAAGTTGCTATCGTATTAGCTCTCGTATACTTAAGTTATTTCCTCTATGTGTCTGCAAGAGTAATTAGAGACTTTGGGGAACTAATCACATCTGCCATTCTGCCTGTGACACCTATCGAATTTACAATATTAGCGCTTATGTTAGTAATTGGCTATATCTTATATTTAGGAATTGAAGTATTAGGAAGAACAGCTGAAATATTTAGTCCCTATATGTTTTTATTTATCATCCTGCTGTTTATCTTTTTATATGCTGGTGAAAAAATAAACCTTACTAATGTGCAGCCAGTTTTAAGTAATGGTATGAAGCCAATAATGAAAGCAGCTATTCCATCCATCGTTGCCTTCCCATATGGAGAGTTGATAGCATTTACGGTTATTTTCGCTCATATTGGAGATTTTAAAGCAACGAAGAAGGTAGCTTTAGTTAGTGTTGTTGTCGCAAGTATTATCTTACTATCATCGGTTTTCATCATTATAGCCACACTAGGGGAAAATACAGCAGCGCGAGCCAATTTTCCATTATTGATAGCGGCAAGACTTGTCAGTATAGGAGAGTTTTTGGAAAGGATCGACGTGCTCGTAGTATTTATTATGATGTTAGGAATATTAATTAAAGGTTCTGTGTTTCTATATGGCGGCTTAAAAGGAATGGAGTATATTTTTCGGATACCTTACCGATATTTTGCTATGCCAGTTGCCTGTATCACAACGATGTTTACCATCTTCATTTCTTCCGATTTTTCGGACCATATCGTGGAAGGATTAAATGTAGACTTATTTCTTATTCATGTTCCACTGGAATTTATGGTACCTATTTTGATTACATTTGTGTTGTTAATGAAAAAATGGAAAGAACAAAGGGATGAAAAAAGGGGGTTGAAAATATGA
- a CDS encoding spore germination protein, giving the protein MNYFKKLMSINSKKEIPSKVVPTEAKEIGIDELTFEALREVISLTFGNTADLQSDVIRVGKSEGCIYYLETVVNTEMLKEMLGNTLENSADKDIVVETIEDLQRLSKKSFGVSGYKLLKKVNEIVSSLLEGRIVIAFRGVGQALSLNYLNSEGRSVAEPTTQTVVRGPKDSFVEDASTNINLIRKRIRNHQLRFEKFMIGNETRTNVYMGYMYSIANEKIVTEVRNRLNKIDISAVFESANVEELIVDKSLTVFPLAMNTERPDAVATYLMDAKIVIIIDGSPFVLIVPAVLTDFFTSPEDNYQNYFMSSFVRLIRYLSFMIGLIMPSAYVGVLTFHPELLPTTLLLSVIAQREDVPFPAVVEVFIMEITFEILREAGVRMPRAVGQTVSIVGALVIGQAAAEAGIISNIMVIIVAITAIANFVFPNYSFANASRLIRFVLIIVASILGLYGVLLILVFMVAHLSSLRSFGVPYLAPVAPFIIEDQKDVFVRFPLWSINKRSSYLSPNVKNRQKPQGSPSPPKPESGKEK; this is encoded by the coding sequence ATGAATTATTTTAAAAAACTGATGTCTATAAATAGCAAAAAAGAAATACCCTCTAAAGTCGTACCGACCGAAGCGAAAGAAATAGGGATTGATGAACTTACCTTTGAGGCATTGAGAGAGGTGATAAGTTTAACCTTTGGAAATACAGCTGATCTGCAGTCAGATGTGATTCGAGTTGGAAAAAGTGAAGGCTGTATTTATTATTTAGAAACAGTAGTTAATACAGAAATGTTAAAAGAGATGTTAGGAAATACGTTAGAGAATTCAGCCGATAAAGATATTGTTGTTGAAACTATTGAGGATCTACAGCGTTTAAGTAAAAAAAGTTTTGGTGTTTCTGGATATAAATTATTAAAAAAGGTTAATGAAATCGTTTCTTCTCTCTTGGAAGGACGTATCGTTATTGCTTTTAGAGGAGTCGGGCAGGCACTTAGTTTAAATTATTTAAATAGTGAAGGCAGATCAGTAGCCGAGCCTACTACACAGACAGTCGTACGGGGACCAAAGGATTCTTTTGTAGAAGATGCTTCCACAAATATCAATTTAATAAGAAAAAGAATAAGAAATCACCAATTGCGTTTTGAAAAATTTATGATAGGAAACGAAACGCGTACGAATGTATACATGGGGTATATGTATTCGATTGCAAACGAAAAAATAGTAACAGAAGTAAGGAATCGATTAAATAAAATTGATATTTCAGCTGTATTTGAGTCAGCGAATGTTGAGGAATTAATTGTAGATAAAAGCTTGACTGTTTTTCCATTAGCGATGAATACAGAGCGTCCGGATGCAGTAGCTACCTATTTAATGGATGCAAAAATTGTCATCATCATTGATGGATCACCATTTGTATTAATTGTTCCAGCAGTACTGACTGATTTTTTCACTTCTCCTGAAGATAACTATCAAAACTATTTTATGAGTAGTTTCGTACGTTTAATTCGCTATCTATCTTTTATGATTGGTTTAATTATGCCTTCCGCATATGTAGGAGTTTTGACTTTTCACCCAGAGCTGCTGCCAACCACTTTATTACTGAGTGTTATTGCACAGCGGGAGGATGTACCTTTTCCAGCTGTAGTAGAAGTATTTATCATGGAAATTACCTTTGAAATTTTAAGGGAAGCAGGAGTAAGGATGCCCCGGGCCGTTGGTCAGACGGTTTCGATTGTAGGGGCTTTAGTAATTGGACAGGCAGCCGCTGAAGCAGGAATTATTTCCAATATTATGGTTATCATCGTGGCGATCACTGCGATTGCTAATTTCGTTTTTCCCAATTATAGCTTCGCGAACGCATCTAGACTTATTCGATTTGTTCTTATCATTGTTGCCTCTATTTTAGGGTTATATGGTGTTCTTTTAATACTTGTATTTATGGTTGCACACTTAAGTTCTCTTCGTTCCTTTGGAGTTCCGTATTTAGCACCTGTTGCTCCATTTATTATTGAAGATCAAAAGGACGTATTTGTTCGTTTTCCGCTATGGTCCATTAATAAGCGTTCTTCCTATTTAAGTCCAAATGTAAAGAAT